A segment of the Agromyces sp. H17E-10 genome:
ATGCCGACGACGAGGCCGATGACCAGCAGCAGGATCTCCATGCCTCGAGTGTCGCAGGGGCCTCCGACATCGCAGGTGAGGCGCTCGGGGGAGCGGGGTTCCGGCGGCGGTTGCGGGGGTCTCGATACGCGCCGGCGCTACTCGGCCACCGGGGCGGGAGCGGGTACCGCACGCGGGGTGCCGAGCGCCCCGACGCGCACGCCAGTGATGCGCGCGAGCGCGTCGAGGTCGTCGGCGTCGTGCCGGCGCGCGGCGTGCGCCATGATCGCGGCGCACGCCTCGGCGTCGTCGAGCGCGTTGTGGTGCGAGAAGTCCTCGAACCCGGCGGCCATCGCGGCGACGGGCAGCCGGTACGAGTCGAGGTGATAGGTCTTGCGGGCGACCTGCAGGCTGCAGAGGTAGCGGTGCACGGGCACCTCGAGCCCGAACGCCTCCGACGACTTCGCGATGACGCCCATGTCGAACGTCGCGTTGTGCGCGACGAGCCAGTCGTCGCCAGTGAACTCGCGGAACTCGTCGAGGCGGGCGGCCCAGCTCGTCGCATCCGCGACCATGTCGGGGGTGATGCCGTGGATGCGGACGTTCCACTCGTTGAACTCGTCGTGCGGGAACGGCGGCCGCAGCAGCCAGTACGCCCGGTCGACGACGCGCCCGTCGCGCACCTTCACGAGCCCGACCGAACACGCCGAAGCGCCCGAGGAGTTCGCGGTCTCGAAGTCGATGGCGGTGAATTCCACGGGCATGCGGGCATCGTCGCACGGCCCGCCGACGGTTGACGGATGCCTCGCCGCTGCCGTGGAATGGGGGCATGGATCACCTCGGCCCGGAGAACGAGCACGCGGCGCGGTCGTTCGGCTCCGCGGCATCCGTCTATCACGCGGCGAGGCCGGGCTACCCGGCCGAGGCCGTCGCCTGGCTCATCGGCGACGCGACGCGCGTGCTCGACCTCGGCGCCGGCACCGGCAAACTCACCGAGGTGCTCGTCGGGCTCGACCGCGAGGTCATCGCGGTCGACCCCGTGGAGGAGATGCTCGACGAGCTCGAGATCGCGGTGCCCGGGGTGCCGCGCATCCTCGGCACGGCCGAGGACATCCCGATCGAGGACGACGCCGTCGACGCGGTCGTGGTCGGGCAGGCGTGGCACTGGTTCATCCCCGAGCGGGCGGTGCCCGAGATCGCCCGCGTGCTGCGCCCGGGCGGCGTGCTCGGGCTGGTGTGGAACAGCCGCGACACGAGCGTCGGCTGGCTGCGCGAGGCGGGTGACATCATGCACGAGCGACACGACGCGAGCGCGAGCTTCGAGGGGTACGTGCGCATCGGGGCGCCGTTCGGGCCCATCGAGGAGCACACGGTCGCCTGGTCGGCGACGATGAACCGCGAGCGGTTCCTCGACCTCGTGCGTTCGCGCTCGTACTTCATCACCGCGTCGGCCGACGAGCAGCGCGAGACGATCGCGAAGCTCGAGCAGCTGCTGGCGGAGCATCCCGATCTCGTCGGCCGCGACGAACTCGAGGTGCCGTACCTGACCCGCTGCTTCCGCGCCCGGCTGGCCTGACGCGCGGGCGGGCCGCCGCATCCGGTGCGGGGATGCCGCTGCCCGACGGACCCGTGGCGGTCAGGCTGCGGCGGCGAACCTGCCGAGCACGTATTCCCAACCGGTGACGTAGCGCGCGTGCAGGTCGTCGTCGGCGTCGCGGCGCTTCGCCCAGCCCGTGTGCACGAGGGTGACGGTGCTGCCATCCGCGTCGGGGCTGAACGTGACCGACACATCGGTCGCCTCCTCGGGGCCGTTGCCCGGATGCCACGTGAACGCGAGTTCGTGCGGGGGAGCCCAGCGCGTCACGGTGCCCCAGACGCTCGTCGATCCGTCGCCCAGCGTCTCGACGACGAGGCCGCCGACGTGACCATCGATCGCGACCGAGACCGCGTCGAGGCCACCGGCGGAGTGGGTGGCGAGCGGCCACCACTCGGCCATGCGGGCGGTGAAGAGCTCGAACGCCCGGTCGGGGGCGAGCGGCACGTGCACGGTCTTCACGATCGCATCGCTCGGCAGGGCGGTCTCGCTGCGAGCCTCGTCGCCCAGGACTTCGTCGTTCACGATGACTCCTTCGATTCGCGCTCCGCCGCCTCGGCGAAGCGGGTCAATGCGGCCGACCAGAACTCGTCGAGCCAGCCGCGCAGCGCCTTGGCGCCGCGGTCGTCGAGGCGGTAGATGTTGCGCGTGCCGACGGCCTCGTGCACGACGAGTCCGCTGCCGCCGAGCACACGCAGGTGCTGCGAGACGGCGGGCCGGCTCACGGGCAGGCGGCTCGCGAGTTCGCCCACCGAGAGCGGGCCCGACGTGGCGAGCAGCTCGACGATGCGCCGCCGGGTCGGGTCGCCGAGGGCGTCC
Coding sequences within it:
- a CDS encoding 3'-5' exonuclease; this translates as MPVEFTAIDFETANSSGASACSVGLVKVRDGRVVDRAYWLLRPPFPHDEFNEWNVRIHGITPDMVADATSWAARLDEFREFTGDDWLVAHNATFDMGVIAKSSEAFGLEVPVHRYLCSLQVARKTYHLDSYRLPVAAMAAGFEDFSHHNALDDAEACAAIMAHAARRHDADDLDALARITGVRVGALGTPRAVPAPAPVAE
- a CDS encoding class I SAM-dependent methyltransferase — protein: MDHLGPENEHAARSFGSAASVYHAARPGYPAEAVAWLIGDATRVLDLGAGTGKLTEVLVGLDREVIAVDPVEEMLDELEIAVPGVPRILGTAEDIPIEDDAVDAVVVGQAWHWFIPERAVPEIARVLRPGGVLGLVWNSRDTSVGWLREAGDIMHERHDASASFEGYVRIGAPFGPIEEHTVAWSATMNRERFLDLVRSRSYFITASADEQRETIAKLEQLLAEHPDLVGRDELEVPYLTRCFRARLA
- a CDS encoding SRPBCC domain-containing protein; this translates as MNDEVLGDEARSETALPSDAIVKTVHVPLAPDRAFELFTARMAEWWPLATHSAGGLDAVSVAIDGHVGGLVVETLGDGSTSVWGTVTRWAPPHELAFTWHPGNGPEEATDVSVTFSPDADGSTVTLVHTGWAKRRDADDDLHARYVTGWEYVLGRFAAAA
- a CDS encoding ArsR/SmtB family transcription factor, giving the protein MLDALGDPTRRRIVELLATSGPLSVGELASRLPVSRPAVSQHLRVLGGSGLVVHEAVGTRNIYRLDDRGAKALRGWLDEFWSAALTRFAEAAERESKESS